Sequence from the Cytophagia bacterium CHB2 genome:
TATTGCGCAGGTTTTGTAGCCCCCGCCCCTTGTGGGCGGATGTCAAAAACCATGAGGTCGCGGTTACAGCAATGCCCCACAAGGGGCAGGACTACGAAATTGTGGTAAAACAGTATACCAGCAACAAGCAACCGATGATTTACCTTTCTCAAACTTTTAACTTTGCTTTGAAAAAAACTACTTATAGAGGTTCGCTATGATGCGATGGATTGTTGGATCGAGCCTGAAGTTTCGGTTCCTGGTGATTGCGATCGCCGCGGGCCTGATGTACTTCGGTATCGGTCAACTCGGCAAAATGCCGGTGGACGTCTTCCCGGAGTTTGCCCCGCCGATGGTTGAAGTTCAGACCATCTGCCTCGGGCTTTCCCCGGAAGAGGTCGAATCTCTGGTGACCGTGCCACTGGAGCAGGTACTCGCCGGAATCCCTGGAATGACGGTTATGCGCTCCAAATCGGTTCCGGATTTGTCTGCCATCAAAATGTATTTTCAGGCCGGCACCGATTTGCTGCTGGCCCGGCAAAATGTTCATGAACGTCTGACCACGATATCACCGATTCTGCCGACGTGGGCTGCGCCGCCGATTATGCTGCCCCCGCTTTCGGCCACCAGCCGCATGTTGAAGATCGGAATTTCTTCGAAAACCAAATCGGTGGTCGATTTATCGATGATCACCTACTGGACCATCCGCCAGCGTTTGTTGCGCGTTCCTGGAGTGGCGAATGTCGCCATTTGGGGTGAGCGCATTGAAATGTTCCAGGTGAATGTTGTGCCGGAGTGGATGAAAAAGCACAAAGTGACCCTGGATGAAGTGATGGAGGCCACCACCACTGCGTTGGATGTCGGATTGTTCCAGTTTTCAGAGGGACACCATGTCGGCTCCGGCGGCTGGGTCGATACCCCGAATCAGCGATTGCAGGTCCGGCACGTTTTGCCCCTGGTCAAAGATTATGAAAATGTTACGGCAACAGACTTGGGCGAAATGCCGGTTGTGGTCAGAAATGGCCAGCAAATTCACTTGAAAGATGTCGCCGAGGTGGTCATGGGTCATCAACCCATGATCGGTGAAGGCATTGTCAATGATGGCATCGGCCTGTTGCTCATCGTGGAAAAATTTCCATGGGGCAACACCTTGCGTGTGACGCAAGAGGTGGAAAAAGCTATTGATGCCATGCGGCCCGGCCTCCCAGACGTGGAGATTGACGCGGCCATCTTCCGCCCCGCCACCTTCATTGAGATGTCCATCGACAATCTCAATAAGGCGTTGCTCATTGCGGCGGTCCTGGTGATTATGATTCTTTTTGCCTTTCTCTACGAGTGGCGTACCGCTTTGATCAGCTCGACTGCCATCCCCTTGTCATTGATGACCGCCTTGATGGTACTCTGGGTGCGGGATACGACGATTAACACCATGGTGCTGGCCGGGTTGGTGATTGCCCTGGGGGCCGTGGTCGATGATGCCATCGTCGATGTCGAAAATATCGTGAGGCGCCTGCGTCAAAATCGCAAGGAAGGCAAAAAGGTGCCGATTAGCAGGGTCATTCTCGAAGCCTCCTTTGAAGTGCGACACGCCATCATTTTTTCGACCTTGATTGAAGTGGCGGCGCTGTTGCCGGTCTTCGTGATGGAAGGCCTGTCCGGCGCGTTTTTTAAGCCACTGGCACTTTCGTATTCGATCGCGATTGCAGCCTCGACCGTCGTCGCGCTAACGGTTACGCCGGCAATGAGCTTTCTGCTGTTGCGCAACGTGCCGTTGGAACACCGCGAATCGCCACTCACGCGCTGGCTGCAGCGCGGTTACGATTCGCTGTTGGCGAAGATCGTCAAAAAACCGGTCATGGCCTACAGCACGGTCGGTGTCTTCCTTCTGGCAGGCCTTTTGATCTATCCGCGACTGGGGCAATCTCTGCTGCCTGACTTCAAGGAGCGGGATTTCCTCATGCACTGGCTGACCAAGCCCGGCACCTCCTGGCCGGAAATGCAGCGCATCAGCATTCAGAGTGCCGAAGAGTTGCTTTCCATTCCCGGCGTGCTCAACCTGGGCTCCCACATCGGACAAGCGCTGATTATGGACGAAGTTGTCGGAATGTACTTTGCCGAACACTGGGTCAGTATCGATCCGAAGGTGGACTATGATGAGACGCTGGCCAAAATCCAGGAGACGGTCGACGGCTATCCCGGAATTTATCGGGACGTCCAGACCTATCTCAAAGAGCGCATCCGCGAAGTGTTGACCGGCACCTCTGAGGCCATCGTGGTGCGCATCTTTGGCACTGATTTGGACGTGCTCGGCGAAAAGGCTGCAGAAGTGAAAGAAGCCCTGTCGAAAATTCCCGGCATCGTCGAACTGCACTTCTCGTTTCAGGAGAAGATTCCACAGATCGAGATCAAAGTCGATCTCGCCAAAGCGCAAAAATACGGACTCAAACCAGGCGATGTTCGCCGTATGGCCACCACGATGGTCGCCGGTGAAGAGGCGGGTGACATTCACATTGGCAACCGGACCTACGACGTCAATGTGTGGAGCATTGCTTCGGCACGCAACAGCGTAACCGACATCAAGGAAATGTTGCTCGACGTCCCCGGCGGCGGTCACGTGCAATTGCAAGAAGTGG
This genomic interval carries:
- a CDS encoding efflux RND transporter permease subunit, which gives rise to MMRWIVGSSLKFRFLVIAIAAGLMYFGIGQLGKMPVDVFPEFAPPMVEVQTICLGLSPEEVESLVTVPLEQVLAGIPGMTVMRSKSVPDLSAIKMYFQAGTDLLLARQNVHERLTTISPILPTWAAPPIMLPPLSATSRMLKIGISSKTKSVVDLSMITYWTIRQRLLRVPGVANVAIWGERIEMFQVNVVPEWMKKHKVTLDEVMEATTTALDVGLFQFSEGHHVGSGGWVDTPNQRLQVRHVLPLVKDYENVTATDLGEMPVVVRNGQQIHLKDVAEVVMGHQPMIGEGIVNDGIGLLLIVEKFPWGNTLRVTQEVEKAIDAMRPGLPDVEIDAAIFRPATFIEMSIDNLNKALLIAAVLVIMILFAFLYEWRTALISSTAIPLSLMTALMVLWVRDTTINTMVLAGLVIALGAVVDDAIVDVENIVRRLRQNRKEGKKVPISRVILEASFEVRHAIIFSTLIEVAALLPVFVMEGLSGAFFKPLALSYSIAIAASTVVALTVTPAMSFLLLRNVPLEHRESPLTRWLQRGYDSLLAKIVKKPVMAYSTVGVFLLAGLLIYPRLGQSLLPDFKERDFLMHWLTKPGTSWPEMQRISIQSAEELLSIPGVLNLGSHIGQALIMDEVVGMYFAEHWVSIDPKVDYDETLAKIQETVDGYPGIYRDVQTYLKERIREVLTGTSEAIVVRIFGTDLDVLGEKAAEVKEALSKIPGIVELHFSFQEKIPQIEIKVDLAKAQKYGLKPGDVRRMATTMVAGEEAGDIHIGNRTYDVNVWSIASARNSVTDIKEMLLDVPGGGHVQLQEVAEVRVAPTPNVVNREHLKRRIDVGGNVKGRDLGAVYADVQAALATVEFPQEYYPVLLGEYTERQAVQRKMLIFAIIAGIAIFFFLHTSFKNGRLATLSFLLLPSALVGGVMAAWLGDGVISLGSMVGFLTVLGISARNGILMINHFQHLEEQEGEPFGVGLVLRGAKERLAPILMTASTTGLALIPLVIAGAIPGNEIEHPMAVVILGGLITSTLLNLFVVPSLYLKFGRRNNGNDVGRAQLALTSLGQ